In the Oscillospiraceae bacterium genome, TACTGTTTCATCGTATCGATGTTTGCGTCCACATAGGGCAGCAGGTCGGTTTTGGTCAGCACGGCGGCGCCGGCGTTCAAAAACGCGAGCGGGTATTTCAACGGCTTGTCCTCGCCCTCGGCGACGCTCAAAACCACCATTAAAAGGTCTTCGCCCAAATCGAATTCCGCCGGGCAGACGAGATTTCCCACATTTTCGATGATGAGCAGGTCAAGCGAATCGAGGTCAAGCTTTTCAAGTTGATTTTCAATCATCTTCGCGTCGAGATGGCAGCCGCCGTCGGTGTTGATCTGAACAGCGGCAACGCCGGTTTTTTGAATGCGCAGCGCGTCATTT is a window encoding:
- the hypB gene encoding hydrogenase nickel incorporation protein HypB; protein product: MIKEIEIDEELYEYNNKIAAVNREKFKAKGVYVLNVMGSPGSGKTTLLENILPKLQKQLRIAVIEGDIATQNDALRIQKTGVAAVQINTDGGCHLDAKMIENQLEKLDLDSLDLLIIENVGNLVCPAEFDLGEDLLMVVLSVAEGEDKPLKYPLAFLNAGAAVLTKTDLLPYVDANIDTMKQYITGIHPQIEIFETGKKDGVYHADELIRFIIAQADLKKIR